From the Takifugu flavidus isolate HTHZ2018 chromosome 12, ASM371156v2, whole genome shotgun sequence genome, one window contains:
- the LOC130535426 gene encoding extracellular calcium-sensing receptor-like isoform X2, producing MSWLLALLVQRPRSPASLLLLCVMGARAGLDVTGAMLCSHWGQRSDRNLSADGDVMIGGLFNLYYIPSAVQQEYTQLPHYERCSSLDMESLKYMYTMVFAVEEINRDDSLLPGVRLGYRIRDSCFRYPWALDGALSLVTGDSNSCNVAASSTRSAGGNTGAVEGEKVVPLIIGAASSTTGIMLSSILQSLSVPIISYLASCPCLSDRAKFPTFFRTIPSDIYQARAMAQLAIRFRWTWLGAVVVNNDYGQLAIQIFQEEIRGKEMCMEFIETVSRETLTTDARRIALTIQAATARVILIFCWYIDAKEILLELAKRNITGRQFLASEALSTSEELLQELAIAEVANGVLGVAVQSSTIPGFEHFLRSLNPVQHPDDEFLKDFWEMEFKCSPVLQLLHSCVFVFLFDKGLTMKGVLFPSKGSTRKASLPPCSGAESLVEMEHPFTDTSKLRVAHNVYLAVYAAAHALHSLLSCPGQDSPPGKSNCSSPNHIRPIDVLQHLNRVNFSTPRGETFYFQGSDMTARYDLVNWQKTPNGPLKLVLVGRVDGFDLILNESAIQWSTGLNQVPVSVCSESCPPGTRKANRKGKALCCFDCIPCADGEISNTSGSLQCDRCPPEFWSNDGRTACVPRQLDFLSFNETLGVALTAVAVSGAVVTTAVFVVFLHYRHTPMVRANNSELSFLLLLSLKLCFLCSLVFIGRPSVWSCRFQQAAFGISFVLCVSCILVKTLVVLAVFRSAQPDCKATMKWFGPSQQRGSVGLFTSIQIVICGIWLSVSPPKPERDLGFQGSKVTLECAMASVVGFSLVLGYIGLLACTCLLLAFLARKLPDNFNEAKLITFSMLIFCAVWVAFVPAYVSSPGKYVVAVEIFAILASSYGLLFCFFAPKCFIILLRPEKNTKKHLMSRNKA from the exons ATGTCCTGGCTTCTGGCGCTCCTGGTGCAGCGGCCCCGCTCACCCGcctcgctgctgcttctgtgtgtcaTGGGAGCGCGGGCAGGGCTGGATGTGACGGGCGCGATGCTGTGCTCGCACTGGGGTCAGAGGAGCGACAGGAACCTCTCTGCAGATGGGGATGTGATGATCGGTGGACTTTTCAACCTGTACTATATTCCTTCAGCTGTACAGCAGGAATACACTCAGCTGCCACATTATGAACGATGCTCCAG TCTGGACATGGAATCTTTGAAATATATGTACACCATGGTATTTGCTGTGGAGGAAATCAATCGTGATGACAGCTTGTTGCCTGGGGTGAGACTGGGATACCGTATACGTGATAGCTGTTTCAGGTACCCCTGGGCACTGGATGGCGCGCTGTCACTGGTGACAGGAGACTCCAACAGTTGCAACGTGGCAGCCTCGTCAACCCGCTCTGCCGgtggaaacactggagcagtAGAAG GCGAGAAAGTTGTTCCTCTAATCATCGGCGCTGCTTCCTCAACAACAGGCATCATGCTGTCCAGCATCCTCCAGTCCCTCTCAGTGCCAATT attaGCTACTTGGCTAGCTGCCCTTGTCTTAGTGACCGGGCAAAGTTTCCTACCTTTTTCAGAACTATTCCCAGTGATATTTACCAAGCCCGGGCCATGGCACAACTGGCCATTCGCTTTCGCTGGACGTGGCTTGGAGCAGTGGTGGTAAATAATGACTATGGTCAACTGGCAATCCAG ATCTTCCAGGAAGAAATCCGGGGAAAGGAGATGTGTATGGAATTCATAGAAACTGTCAGCAGAGAAACTCTGACCACGGATGCCAGACGAATTGCGCTCACAATTCAAGCTGCTACTGCGAGGGTCATTCTGATATTTTGCTGGTATATAGATGCAAAAGAAATACTTCTTGAACTGGCCAAGAGAAAC ATTACTGGTAGACAGTTTCTGGCCAGTGAGGCCTTGAGCACCAGTGAGGAACTTCTCCAAGAACTCGCCATCGCCGAAGTGGCGAACGGTGTTCTTGGAGTGGCCGTTCAGAGTTCCACCATACCTGGATTTGAACATTTTCTCAGGAGTTTGAACCCAGTTCAGCACCCCGATGACGAATTCCTAAAAGACTTCTGGGAAATGGAGTTTAAATGCAGTCCAGTACTTCAACTTTTacattcatgtgtgtttgtatttctcTTTGACAAAGGTCTGACCATGAAAggtgttttatttccttcaaAGGGGTCCACGAGGAAGGCTTCCCTGCCCCCTTGCAGTGGTGCAGAGTCCCTGGTTGAGATGGAGCATCCTTTCACCGATACCTCAAAGCTAAGAGTGGCACACAATGTCTACCTTGCAGTTTACGCTGCAGCCCACGCCCTCCACAGCCTTCTCTCCTGCCCCGGACAAGACAGCCCTCCCGGAAAGTCCAATTGCTCCTCTCCAAATCACATTCGACCCATAGAT GTACTGCAGCACTTGAACAGAGTGAATTTCAGCACACCACGTGGGgaaaccttttattttcaagGCAGCGACATGACAGCAAGGTACGACCTTGTCAACTGGCAGAAAACCCCCAATGGGCCACTTAAGCTCGTCCTGGTTGGTCGTGTGGATGGATTTGACCTGATCCTGAATGAGTCAGCCATTCAGTGGAGCACAGGCCTGAACCAG GTGCCTGTGTCAGTGTGCAGTGAGAGCTGCCCCCCCGGCACCAGAAAGGCCAACAGGAAGGGAaaggctctctgctgcttcgACTGTATCCCCTGTGCTGACGGCGAGATTAGCAACACAAGCG GTTCTCTTCAGTGTGACCGTTGCCCTCCTGAGTTCTGGTCCAACGATGGACGGACTGCTTGTGTTCCTCGACAGCTGGATTTTCTGTCCTTTAATGAAACCTTGGGCGTTGCTCTGACCGCCGTGGCCGTGTCCGGCGCTGTGGTGACAACAGCCGTGTTTGTGGTGTTCCTTCACTATCGTCACACGCCCATG GTTCGAGCCAACAACTCTGAAttgagcttcctgctgctgctgtcactcaagCTGTGTTTCCTGTGCTCGCTGGTGTTCATCGGTCGTCCGTCCGTCTGGTCCTGTCGGTTCCAGCAGGCGGCTTTTGGGATCAGCTTCGTgctttgtgtttcctgtatccTGGTAAAGACCCTTGTGGTTCTTGCTGTTTTCCGCTCAGCTCAGCCCGATTGTAAAGCCACAATGAAGTGGTTCGGCCCGtctcagcagagaggaagtgtcGGCCTCTTTACCAGCATACAG ATCGTCATCTGTGGTATATGGCTCTCTGTCAGCCCCCCAAAGCCTGAACGAGATTTGGGTTtccaagggtcaaaggtcaccctgGAGTGCGCCATGGCCTCCGTGGTGGGCTTCTCTCTGGTCCTGGGCTACATCGGTCTGCTGGCCTGCACCTGCCTCCTGTTGGCGTTCCTGGCTCGGAAACTCCCCGACAACTTCAACGAGGCCAAGCTGATCACCTTCAGCATGCTGATCTTCTGCGCCGTCTGGGTGGCCTTCGTCCCCGCTTACGTCAGCTCTCCCGGAAAGTATGTTGTTGCCGTGGAAATCTTTGCCATCCTGGCTTCCAGTTATGGCCTGCTCTTCTGTTTCTTTGCTCCAAAGTGTTTCATCATCCTGTTGAGACccgaaaaaaacacaaagaaacacctGATGTCCAGGAATAAAGCATGA
- the LOC130535281 gene encoding extracellular calcium-sensing receptor-like — MAQLAIRFRWTWLGAVVVNNDYGQLAIQIFQEEIRGKEMCMEFIETVNRETLTTDARRIALTIQAATARVILIFCWYIDAKEILLELAKRNITGRQFLASEALSTSEELLQELAIAEVANGVLGVAIQSSTIPGFEHFLRSLNPVQRPDDEFIKDFWEMEFKCSPGSTRKASLPPCSGAESLVEMEHPFTDTSKLRVAHNVYLAVYAAAHALHSLLSCPGQDSPPGKSNCSSPNHIRPIDVLQHLNRVNFSTPRGETFYFQGSDMTARYDLVNWQKTPNGPLKLVLVGRVDGFDLILNESAIQWSTGLNQVPVSVCSESCPPGTRKANRKGKALCCFDCIPCADGEISNTSGSLQCDRCPPEFWSNDGRTACVPRQLDFLSFNETLGVALTAVAVSGAVVTTAVFVVFLHYRHTPMVRANNSELSFLLLLSLKLCFLCSLVFIGRPSVWSCRFQQAAFGISFVLCVSCILVKTLVVLAVFRSAQPDCKATMKWFGPSQQRGSVGLFTSIQIVICGTWLSVSPPKPERDLGFQGSKVTLECGMASVVGFSLVLGYIGLLACTCLLLAFLARKLPDNFNEAKLITFSMLIFCAVWVAFVPAYVSSPGKYVVAVEIFAILASSYGLLFCIFAPKCFIILLRPTEKNTKKHLMSRNKA; from the exons ATGGCACAACTGGCCATTCGCTTTCGCTGGACGTGGCTTGGAGCAGTGGTGGTAAATAATGACTATGGTCAACTGGCAATCCAG ATCTTCCAGGAAGAAATCCGGGGAAAGGAGATGTGTATGGAATTCATAGAAACTGTCAACAGAGAAACTCTGACCACGGATGCCAGACGAATTGCGCTCACAATTCAAGCTGCTACTGCGAGGGTCATTCTGATATTTTGCTGGTATATAGATGCAAAAGAAATACTTCTTGAACTGGCCAAGAGAAAC ATTACTGGTAGACAGTTTCTGGCCAGTGAGGCCTTGAGCACCAGTGAGGAACTTCTCCAAGAACTCGCCATCGCCGAAGTGGCGAACGGTGTTCTTGGAGTGGCCATTCAGAGTTCCACCATACCTGGATTTGAACATTTTCTCAGGAGTTTGAACCCAGTTCAGCGCCCCGATGACGAATTCATAAAAGACTTCTGGGAAATGGAGTTTAAATGCAGTCCA GGGTCCACGAGGAAGGCTTCCCTGCCCCCTTGCAGTGGTGCAGAGTCCCTGGTTGAGATGGAGCATCCTTTCACCGATACCTCAAAGCTAAGAGTGGCACACAATGTCTACCTTGCAGTTTACGCTGCAGCCCACGCCCTCCACAGCCTTCTCTCCTGCCCCGGACAAGACAGCCCTCCCGGAAAGTCCAATTGCTCCTCTCCAAATCACATTCGACCCATAGAT GTACTGCAGCACTTGAACAGAGTGAATTTCAGCACACCACGTGGGgaaaccttttattttcaagGCAGCGACATGACAGCAAGGTACGACCTTGTCAACTGGCAGAAAACCCCCAATGGGCCACTTAAGCTCGTCCTGGTTGGTCGTGTGGATGGATTTGACCTGATCCTGAATGAGTCAGCCATTCAGTGGAGCACAGGCCTGAACCAG GTGCCTGTGTCAGTGTGCAGTGAGAGCTGCCCCCCCGGCACCAGAAAGGCCAACAGGAAGGGAaaggctctctgctgcttcgACTGTATCCCCTGTGCTGACGGCGAGATTAGCAACACAAGCG GTTCTCTTCAGTGTGACCGTTGCCCTCCTGAGTTCTGGTCCAACGATGGACGGACTGCTTGTGTTCCTCGACAGCTGGATTTTCTGTCCTTTAATGAAACCTTGGGCGTTGCTCTGACCGCCGTGGCCGTGTCCGGCGCTGTGGTGACAACAGCCGTGTTTGTGGTGTTCCTTCACTATCGTCACACGCCCATG GTTCGAGCCAACAACTCTGAAttgagcttcctgctgctgctgtcactcaagCTGTGTTTCCTGTGCTCGCTGGTGTTCATCGGTCGTCCGTCCGTCTGGTCCTGTCGGTTCCAGCAGGCGGCTTTTGGGATCAGCTTCGTgctttgtgtttcctgtatccTGGTAAAGACCCTTGTGGTTCTTGCTGTTTTCCGCTCAGCTCAGCCCGATTGTAAAGCCACAATGAAGTGGTTCGGCCCGtctcagcagagaggaagtgtcGGCCTCTTTACCAGCATACAG ATCGTCATCTGTGGTACATGGCTCTCTGTCAGCCCCCCAAAGCCTGAACGAGATTTGGGTTtccaagggtcaaaggtcaccctgGAGTGCGGCATGGCCTCCGTGGTGGGCTTCTCTCTGGTCCTGGGCTACATCGGTCTGCTGGCCTGCACCTGCCTCCTGTTGGCGTTCCTGGCTCGGAAACTCCCCGACAACTTCAACGAGGCCAAGCTGATCACCTTCAGCATGCTGATCTTCTGTGCCGTCTGGGTGGCCTTCGTCCCCGCTTACGTCAGCTCTCCCGGAAAGTATGTTGTTGCCGTGGAAATCTTTGCCATCCTGGCTTCCAGTTATGGCCTGCTCTTCTGTATCTTTGCTCCAAAGTGTTTCATCATCCTGTTGAGACCGAccgagaaaaacacaaagaaacacctGATGTCCAGGAATAAAGCATGA
- the LOC130535426 gene encoding extracellular calcium-sensing receptor-like isoform X1 produces the protein MSWLLALLVQRPRSPASLLLLCVMGARAGLDVTGAMLCSHWGQRSDRNLSADGDVMIGGLFNLYYIPSAVQQEYTQLPHYERCSSLDMESLKYMYTMVFAVEEINRDDSLLPGVRLGYRIRDSCFRYPWALDGALSLVTGDSNSCNVAASSTRSAGGNTGAVEAGEKVVPLIIGAASSTTGIMLSSILQSLSVPIISYLASCPCLSDRAKFPTFFRTIPSDIYQARAMAQLAIRFRWTWLGAVVVNNDYGQLAIQIFQEEIRGKEMCMEFIETVSRETLTTDARRIALTIQAATARVILIFCWYIDAKEILLELAKRNITGRQFLASEALSTSEELLQELAIAEVANGVLGVAVQSSTIPGFEHFLRSLNPVQHPDDEFLKDFWEMEFKCSPVLQLLHSCVFVFLFDKGLTMKGVLFPSKGSTRKASLPPCSGAESLVEMEHPFTDTSKLRVAHNVYLAVYAAAHALHSLLSCPGQDSPPGKSNCSSPNHIRPIDVLQHLNRVNFSTPRGETFYFQGSDMTARYDLVNWQKTPNGPLKLVLVGRVDGFDLILNESAIQWSTGLNQVPVSVCSESCPPGTRKANRKGKALCCFDCIPCADGEISNTSGSLQCDRCPPEFWSNDGRTACVPRQLDFLSFNETLGVALTAVAVSGAVVTTAVFVVFLHYRHTPMVRANNSELSFLLLLSLKLCFLCSLVFIGRPSVWSCRFQQAAFGISFVLCVSCILVKTLVVLAVFRSAQPDCKATMKWFGPSQQRGSVGLFTSIQIVICGIWLSVSPPKPERDLGFQGSKVTLECAMASVVGFSLVLGYIGLLACTCLLLAFLARKLPDNFNEAKLITFSMLIFCAVWVAFVPAYVSSPGKYVVAVEIFAILASSYGLLFCFFAPKCFIILLRPEKNTKKHLMSRNKA, from the exons ATGTCCTGGCTTCTGGCGCTCCTGGTGCAGCGGCCCCGCTCACCCGcctcgctgctgcttctgtgtgtcaTGGGAGCGCGGGCAGGGCTGGATGTGACGGGCGCGATGCTGTGCTCGCACTGGGGTCAGAGGAGCGACAGGAACCTCTCTGCAGATGGGGATGTGATGATCGGTGGACTTTTCAACCTGTACTATATTCCTTCAGCTGTACAGCAGGAATACACTCAGCTGCCACATTATGAACGATGCTCCAG TCTGGACATGGAATCTTTGAAATATATGTACACCATGGTATTTGCTGTGGAGGAAATCAATCGTGATGACAGCTTGTTGCCTGGGGTGAGACTGGGATACCGTATACGTGATAGCTGTTTCAGGTACCCCTGGGCACTGGATGGCGCGCTGTCACTGGTGACAGGAGACTCCAACAGTTGCAACGTGGCAGCCTCGTCAACCCGCTCTGCCGgtggaaacactggagcagtAGAAG CAGGCGAGAAAGTTGTTCCTCTAATCATCGGCGCTGCTTCCTCAACAACAGGCATCATGCTGTCCAGCATCCTCCAGTCCCTCTCAGTGCCAATT attaGCTACTTGGCTAGCTGCCCTTGTCTTAGTGACCGGGCAAAGTTTCCTACCTTTTTCAGAACTATTCCCAGTGATATTTACCAAGCCCGGGCCATGGCACAACTGGCCATTCGCTTTCGCTGGACGTGGCTTGGAGCAGTGGTGGTAAATAATGACTATGGTCAACTGGCAATCCAG ATCTTCCAGGAAGAAATCCGGGGAAAGGAGATGTGTATGGAATTCATAGAAACTGTCAGCAGAGAAACTCTGACCACGGATGCCAGACGAATTGCGCTCACAATTCAAGCTGCTACTGCGAGGGTCATTCTGATATTTTGCTGGTATATAGATGCAAAAGAAATACTTCTTGAACTGGCCAAGAGAAAC ATTACTGGTAGACAGTTTCTGGCCAGTGAGGCCTTGAGCACCAGTGAGGAACTTCTCCAAGAACTCGCCATCGCCGAAGTGGCGAACGGTGTTCTTGGAGTGGCCGTTCAGAGTTCCACCATACCTGGATTTGAACATTTTCTCAGGAGTTTGAACCCAGTTCAGCACCCCGATGACGAATTCCTAAAAGACTTCTGGGAAATGGAGTTTAAATGCAGTCCAGTACTTCAACTTTTacattcatgtgtgtttgtatttctcTTTGACAAAGGTCTGACCATGAAAggtgttttatttccttcaaAGGGGTCCACGAGGAAGGCTTCCCTGCCCCCTTGCAGTGGTGCAGAGTCCCTGGTTGAGATGGAGCATCCTTTCACCGATACCTCAAAGCTAAGAGTGGCACACAATGTCTACCTTGCAGTTTACGCTGCAGCCCACGCCCTCCACAGCCTTCTCTCCTGCCCCGGACAAGACAGCCCTCCCGGAAAGTCCAATTGCTCCTCTCCAAATCACATTCGACCCATAGAT GTACTGCAGCACTTGAACAGAGTGAATTTCAGCACACCACGTGGGgaaaccttttattttcaagGCAGCGACATGACAGCAAGGTACGACCTTGTCAACTGGCAGAAAACCCCCAATGGGCCACTTAAGCTCGTCCTGGTTGGTCGTGTGGATGGATTTGACCTGATCCTGAATGAGTCAGCCATTCAGTGGAGCACAGGCCTGAACCAG GTGCCTGTGTCAGTGTGCAGTGAGAGCTGCCCCCCCGGCACCAGAAAGGCCAACAGGAAGGGAaaggctctctgctgcttcgACTGTATCCCCTGTGCTGACGGCGAGATTAGCAACACAAGCG GTTCTCTTCAGTGTGACCGTTGCCCTCCTGAGTTCTGGTCCAACGATGGACGGACTGCTTGTGTTCCTCGACAGCTGGATTTTCTGTCCTTTAATGAAACCTTGGGCGTTGCTCTGACCGCCGTGGCCGTGTCCGGCGCTGTGGTGACAACAGCCGTGTTTGTGGTGTTCCTTCACTATCGTCACACGCCCATG GTTCGAGCCAACAACTCTGAAttgagcttcctgctgctgctgtcactcaagCTGTGTTTCCTGTGCTCGCTGGTGTTCATCGGTCGTCCGTCCGTCTGGTCCTGTCGGTTCCAGCAGGCGGCTTTTGGGATCAGCTTCGTgctttgtgtttcctgtatccTGGTAAAGACCCTTGTGGTTCTTGCTGTTTTCCGCTCAGCTCAGCCCGATTGTAAAGCCACAATGAAGTGGTTCGGCCCGtctcagcagagaggaagtgtcGGCCTCTTTACCAGCATACAG ATCGTCATCTGTGGTATATGGCTCTCTGTCAGCCCCCCAAAGCCTGAACGAGATTTGGGTTtccaagggtcaaaggtcaccctgGAGTGCGCCATGGCCTCCGTGGTGGGCTTCTCTCTGGTCCTGGGCTACATCGGTCTGCTGGCCTGCACCTGCCTCCTGTTGGCGTTCCTGGCTCGGAAACTCCCCGACAACTTCAACGAGGCCAAGCTGATCACCTTCAGCATGCTGATCTTCTGCGCCGTCTGGGTGGCCTTCGTCCCCGCTTACGTCAGCTCTCCCGGAAAGTATGTTGTTGCCGTGGAAATCTTTGCCATCCTGGCTTCCAGTTATGGCCTGCTCTTCTGTTTCTTTGCTCCAAAGTGTTTCATCATCCTGTTGAGACccgaaaaaaacacaaagaaacacctGATGTCCAGGAATAAAGCATGA
- the LOC130535426 gene encoding extracellular calcium-sensing receptor-like isoform X3 codes for MSWLLALLVQRPRSPASLLLLCVMGARAGLDVTGAMLCSHWGQRSDRNLSADGDVMIGGLFNLYYIPSAVQQEYTQLPHYERCSSLDMESLKYMYTMVFAVEEINRDDSLLPGVRLGYRIRDSCFRYPWALDGALSLVTGDSNSCNVAASSTRSAGGNTGAVEAGEKVVPLIIGAASSTTGIMLSSILQSLSVPIISYLASCPCLSDRAKFPTFFRTIPSDIYQARAMAQLAIRFRWTWLGAVVVNNDYGQLAIQIFQEEIRGKEMCMEFIETVSRETLTTDARRIALTIQAATARVILIFCWYIDAKEILLELAKRNITGRQFLASEALSTSEELLQELAIAEVANGVLGVAVQSSTIPGFEHFLRSLNPVQHPDDEFLKDFWEMEFKCSPGSTRKASLPPCSGAESLVEMEHPFTDTSKLRVAHNVYLAVYAAAHALHSLLSCPGQDSPPGKSNCSSPNHIRPIDVLQHLNRVNFSTPRGETFYFQGSDMTARYDLVNWQKTPNGPLKLVLVGRVDGFDLILNESAIQWSTGLNQVPVSVCSESCPPGTRKANRKGKALCCFDCIPCADGEISNTSGSLQCDRCPPEFWSNDGRTACVPRQLDFLSFNETLGVALTAVAVSGAVVTTAVFVVFLHYRHTPMVRANNSELSFLLLLSLKLCFLCSLVFIGRPSVWSCRFQQAAFGISFVLCVSCILVKTLVVLAVFRSAQPDCKATMKWFGPSQQRGSVGLFTSIQIVICGIWLSVSPPKPERDLGFQGSKVTLECAMASVVGFSLVLGYIGLLACTCLLLAFLARKLPDNFNEAKLITFSMLIFCAVWVAFVPAYVSSPGKYVVAVEIFAILASSYGLLFCFFAPKCFIILLRPEKNTKKHLMSRNKA; via the exons ATGTCCTGGCTTCTGGCGCTCCTGGTGCAGCGGCCCCGCTCACCCGcctcgctgctgcttctgtgtgtcaTGGGAGCGCGGGCAGGGCTGGATGTGACGGGCGCGATGCTGTGCTCGCACTGGGGTCAGAGGAGCGACAGGAACCTCTCTGCAGATGGGGATGTGATGATCGGTGGACTTTTCAACCTGTACTATATTCCTTCAGCTGTACAGCAGGAATACACTCAGCTGCCACATTATGAACGATGCTCCAG TCTGGACATGGAATCTTTGAAATATATGTACACCATGGTATTTGCTGTGGAGGAAATCAATCGTGATGACAGCTTGTTGCCTGGGGTGAGACTGGGATACCGTATACGTGATAGCTGTTTCAGGTACCCCTGGGCACTGGATGGCGCGCTGTCACTGGTGACAGGAGACTCCAACAGTTGCAACGTGGCAGCCTCGTCAACCCGCTCTGCCGgtggaaacactggagcagtAGAAG CAGGCGAGAAAGTTGTTCCTCTAATCATCGGCGCTGCTTCCTCAACAACAGGCATCATGCTGTCCAGCATCCTCCAGTCCCTCTCAGTGCCAATT attaGCTACTTGGCTAGCTGCCCTTGTCTTAGTGACCGGGCAAAGTTTCCTACCTTTTTCAGAACTATTCCCAGTGATATTTACCAAGCCCGGGCCATGGCACAACTGGCCATTCGCTTTCGCTGGACGTGGCTTGGAGCAGTGGTGGTAAATAATGACTATGGTCAACTGGCAATCCAG ATCTTCCAGGAAGAAATCCGGGGAAAGGAGATGTGTATGGAATTCATAGAAACTGTCAGCAGAGAAACTCTGACCACGGATGCCAGACGAATTGCGCTCACAATTCAAGCTGCTACTGCGAGGGTCATTCTGATATTTTGCTGGTATATAGATGCAAAAGAAATACTTCTTGAACTGGCCAAGAGAAAC ATTACTGGTAGACAGTTTCTGGCCAGTGAGGCCTTGAGCACCAGTGAGGAACTTCTCCAAGAACTCGCCATCGCCGAAGTGGCGAACGGTGTTCTTGGAGTGGCCGTTCAGAGTTCCACCATACCTGGATTTGAACATTTTCTCAGGAGTTTGAACCCAGTTCAGCACCCCGATGACGAATTCCTAAAAGACTTCTGGGAAATGGAGTTTAAATGCAGTCCA GGGTCCACGAGGAAGGCTTCCCTGCCCCCTTGCAGTGGTGCAGAGTCCCTGGTTGAGATGGAGCATCCTTTCACCGATACCTCAAAGCTAAGAGTGGCACACAATGTCTACCTTGCAGTTTACGCTGCAGCCCACGCCCTCCACAGCCTTCTCTCCTGCCCCGGACAAGACAGCCCTCCCGGAAAGTCCAATTGCTCCTCTCCAAATCACATTCGACCCATAGAT GTACTGCAGCACTTGAACAGAGTGAATTTCAGCACACCACGTGGGgaaaccttttattttcaagGCAGCGACATGACAGCAAGGTACGACCTTGTCAACTGGCAGAAAACCCCCAATGGGCCACTTAAGCTCGTCCTGGTTGGTCGTGTGGATGGATTTGACCTGATCCTGAATGAGTCAGCCATTCAGTGGAGCACAGGCCTGAACCAG GTGCCTGTGTCAGTGTGCAGTGAGAGCTGCCCCCCCGGCACCAGAAAGGCCAACAGGAAGGGAaaggctctctgctgcttcgACTGTATCCCCTGTGCTGACGGCGAGATTAGCAACACAAGCG GTTCTCTTCAGTGTGACCGTTGCCCTCCTGAGTTCTGGTCCAACGATGGACGGACTGCTTGTGTTCCTCGACAGCTGGATTTTCTGTCCTTTAATGAAACCTTGGGCGTTGCTCTGACCGCCGTGGCCGTGTCCGGCGCTGTGGTGACAACAGCCGTGTTTGTGGTGTTCCTTCACTATCGTCACACGCCCATG GTTCGAGCCAACAACTCTGAAttgagcttcctgctgctgctgtcactcaagCTGTGTTTCCTGTGCTCGCTGGTGTTCATCGGTCGTCCGTCCGTCTGGTCCTGTCGGTTCCAGCAGGCGGCTTTTGGGATCAGCTTCGTgctttgtgtttcctgtatccTGGTAAAGACCCTTGTGGTTCTTGCTGTTTTCCGCTCAGCTCAGCCCGATTGTAAAGCCACAATGAAGTGGTTCGGCCCGtctcagcagagaggaagtgtcGGCCTCTTTACCAGCATACAG ATCGTCATCTGTGGTATATGGCTCTCTGTCAGCCCCCCAAAGCCTGAACGAGATTTGGGTTtccaagggtcaaaggtcaccctgGAGTGCGCCATGGCCTCCGTGGTGGGCTTCTCTCTGGTCCTGGGCTACATCGGTCTGCTGGCCTGCACCTGCCTCCTGTTGGCGTTCCTGGCTCGGAAACTCCCCGACAACTTCAACGAGGCCAAGCTGATCACCTTCAGCATGCTGATCTTCTGCGCCGTCTGGGTGGCCTTCGTCCCCGCTTACGTCAGCTCTCCCGGAAAGTATGTTGTTGCCGTGGAAATCTTTGCCATCCTGGCTTCCAGTTATGGCCTGCTCTTCTGTTTCTTTGCTCCAAAGTGTTTCATCATCCTGTTGAGACccgaaaaaaacacaaagaaacacctGATGTCCAGGAATAAAGCATGA